A stretch of Triticum aestivum cultivar Chinese Spring chromosome 1D, IWGSC CS RefSeq v2.1, whole genome shotgun sequence DNA encodes these proteins:
- the LOC123182984 gene encoding BTB/POZ and MATH domain-containing protein 2-like, with protein MADRCKLSAAIVSDSVERSYLLKQGCDWILRYYPNGGRSEIGDSARYVSLVVECSDAIDDLPRPPIDLRDRHGGQPEPPYVVSTIYSWPGCPTSSGLSSYYRFLIDKAELEQSGDIIDDCFSIRCVLTLSGETMDDQFVVVPPSNLHLHFADLLESMDGADVTFHVGGQMFSAHRLILAARSPVFRAELLGAMKEKAGGPIEIHDMEADVFKCLLHFIYTDSLPGLQMASNQGEAHLDVMMASHLLVAADRYNIERLKLICEHKLRSHIDANMVATSLVLAEQHCCNGLKEACLQFLASPSNLEAMMASDGYKHLKSSCPSALKELIARLLPPNMKAAKDIVMAL; from the exons ATGGCAGATCGGTGTAAGCTTTCTGCTGCCATTGTATCCGATTCTGTGGAAAGGTCGTACTTGCTCAAG CAAGGTTGCGACTGGATTCTGAGGTATTACCCCAACGGTGGTAGATCGGAAATCGGTGATTCTGCCCGTTACGTATCCCTGGTTGTTGAATGTTCTGATGCTATTGATGACCTACCAAGACCACCCATTGATCTGCGTGATAGACATGGGGGGCAACCAGAACCACCATACGTCGTCAGCACCATCTATTCATGGCCAGGGTGCCCTACTTCGTCTGGTCTCAGTTCAtattatcgcttcctcatagatAAGGCGGAGCTGGAGCAATCAGGTGATATAATAGATGACTGTTTCAGCATTAGGTGTGTTCTGACTCTCAGTGGAGAGACTATGGATGATCAGTTTGTTGTGGTTCCTCCAAGCAACCTGCACCTGCATTTCGCCGACCTGCTAGAGAGCATGGATGGAGCGGACGTGACCTTTCATGTCGGCGGGCAGATGTTCTCGGCCCATAGGCTCATTCTCGCCGCGAGGTCACCTGTTTTCAGGGCCGAGCTCCTCGGAGCCATGAAGGAGAAAGCCGGCGGTCCCATTGAAATCCATGACATGGAGGCTGATGTGTTCAAGTGTTTGCTCCATTTCATATACACCGACTCACTGCCTGGTCTTCAAATGGCTAGCAACCAAGGtgaagcacatctagatgtgatgATGGCTAGCCACCTACTCGTGGCAGCAGACAGGTACAATATCGAGAGGCTGAAACTCATATGCGAGCACAAGTTACGCAGCCACATTGATGCCAACATGGTGGCGACCAGTTTGGTCTTAGCTGAGCAGCATTGCTGCAATGGACTCAAGGAAGCCTGTTTACAGTTCCTTGCTTCTCCTTCCAATTTGGAGGCAATGATGGCAAGTGATGGCTACAAGCATCTCAAAAGCAGTTGCCCATCTGCCCTCAAGGAGTTGATTGCTAGGCTCCTGCCGCCTAACATGAAAGCTGCCAAGGATATTGTCATGGCACTTTAG